One Prunus dulcis unplaced genomic scaffold, ALMONDv2, whole genome shotgun sequence genomic window, CGAATAGATATATTGTATTATCCTCTTCTTCTGCCTCTGCCTTAAAGCCTTTGCcataatttttccttttctttctgaaaGTTGCCTTGGCCATAATAAAAAGAAGGTACATTAATCGACCAACCAACAACCCTCACGAGAGAGAAAGAGCGAAGTTGGATAGGGCCCTCTTTGTTATCGAACAACATCAGGTAATTATTTTGATGGTTATTGTGTTTCAAATCCTCCTTTACGCCAAACAAAATCGGAACTGCAGTTGGTCTCAGAATTTCAAGATTGACGATCAAAGTTTCCAACTTGTTTGACTTTCTGATTgcaattattaatttaatggaTTTGGTATAtcaaacttatttttcttgtttcttcgCCTTCCATGTTCGTATTTAGTTTCAATTTATGCTTCTGCGTAATTATACTGAAGtctttttgtttggttgattgattttgataAAATCTGCGCGTGGTGGCTGCCATGGTTGTATGTTTcagcttcttttttcttttcttttcttttattgcgGGAGGAGGTGAGACATTCTGAGGATTAATCCTAGAAGCCACATTCAGCCATTTCTTTTACTTCATTCTCCTCTGCTTTGTGGTTGCACGATTATACCCAGGCATATTATCGTGTATTTGTCCTAccttggaaaaaagaaaatgaaagaaaaaagatttctTTGCATCTTTGCTCCTATATTATATGCCCATCCTACTTGACAGTACACTGTGCCCAATCGATTATTATAAATAGCAATTATTTAACAACAATCTTACGCACAACCCTAGCATTCAAATTTGTTGAATGATTGTAGACTCTTTTCAGCTTTTCAACTTTGGCTACTCACACTCAGCATATAAGCTCATTCTAGTATTTGTTTTCAGTGTGAGAAGAATTTGAAAACAGACGACGACATTATGATGAACGGGACTCACAGTGTGGGGGAATGTTCTAGCTCAACTTCCCTGAGCAGCCAACAGGATGTTGAGGATGACTGCATGATTGCTGTTGTACTATCAGAAGAGTATGCTAAGTTAGATGGTGCAGTTGCTAGACGCCTTTCCAACCTGGCACCTGTTCCTGTAATGAAAATCTCCTtttctccctttctctctcccttctctctcccttcacaaccccccccccccccccccccccaaaatcACTATTTTCATTCATAGGTTAATTTAATATTACTAAAATGTCTCCAATGGTACGCAACTAGAACTTAATCTCAATTAGTGagtccaaaaatattatttctcTAATGCATCTAGCATATTGACGTATGGAGTGTAATACACCTTTATGAAGTTATTGCTAGCAAAGTTTTCACGGTATAGAATCATTCTTCTTTAGAAATTAGAATTGCATGCTACATCCTTTGATTGTTGTCTTTAAGAACTTCATTAAGCTGaaataactttttctttttcttttgaatttttccaTTTAATAAGGAAAAGGTGCTCGTCTTAATATGTGATGgtattattatgtttttaaaattacagCACATTCCTCGGATAAATTCCTACATCCCCAACATTAGTGATGCTAGTTTGGACCATCAACGGCTTCTCCAGAGGTATGTTTTATGATTccgaaaaaaattatgtactGGTTATTTCGTGGTTGAGAACTTTCCTAAAGGTATTGAAATAGCTTCTTTATCATTTCCGTTTTGGTTGATGGTGAGAAATAATTTAAGTAAAAGAAGTCAAATTTCAAAGGTAACAACGTAAAAGCACACACTTGGAAATGGCCGGAGGTATTGGAAAACCACACTGTAAATAAGCATATTTGTAACTCATGGAAAACCACATGAGTACTGCAAATGATAGTCGTAAATATTATGTATTGAGGCTAAAACTTAACCTGTTTGTTGCTAATGTAGGGGGTAGTTTACCCGTGGGTTGATGGTCGTacaaaaatcaaacttgtattaAAATAGTTAGAACTATTCTCAACATGGAAGTTCTGagatgaatttatttttgcttttctttttacttttttttgttttttgttaacAGGTGTTTGAATGTCTCATTTATGCAATTATGATATTCTGATATGAACCACATTTGGAGTGAACTTCAGCCCAGACTTGTTACCCCACATGAAAAACACATGTACCTTGTGGGCTTAGGCATTGAGTGTGATATACAACTCTCAGTCCAGCATCTTAGTGGACTAGAATATCTGTTTTACACTCTATATACGTCTGTTTAACTTCTTCTTGGGTGATAGTTTAGTGAATCTCTTATTACTTCCTCACAGGTTACATGTCTATGGTTTATACGAAGTAAAGGTTTCTGGTGATGGAAACTGTCAGGTATCTGCATTTCTGAAGTAATAGGTAATATTATCCTTTGttttatattgatttattctctctctttgtttttttttttttgggtgcagTTTCGTGCACTTTCAGATCAAATGTACAAGTCTCCGGAGTATCACAAGCATGTCCGGAAAGAGATTGTGAAACAGGTAGAGTGTAATTATGAAGTACCCAATTGCTGTAGAGGGACAAAATTTAAAAGGTGAATTTGGATTTAGAAAATTGGGCTGGAGATCCATTGATATTAGATGAAAGATCAATTAATGAGAGAACCAGAGATTACTGAAACTGAGGAGAAAATCAGAGATTACTAATTACGAGAAATtgaacgaaaaaaaaaaaatcagagattactaaaaaaattatcactGCTATTTGTGGCTGTTCATATttgattaaattaaaacttcATCCACCAGTGCTGCTACCTTTGCATCACAACCTTTACCATTGCTGTAATCCCTGGATGCCAAAGCTACTGTTTTTTGCTGACAACCACTGCTTCCCATGTTCCTTCTCTCTACAAACATAATTATCATGATGAATCTATATTCTATAATGACCTTTCAGTGCAACATTTTGTCACCAACTTTTTCATTAGTTTATAAGGTGAAAAAAAGTGAATGGCTAATTTGAGTTTGCTTATCTTGCACTACTTTTCCTGTTTTCAGCTCAAAGACTATCGTTCTTTGTATGAAGGCTATGTCCCTATGAAGTACAAACGCTATTACAAGAAAATGGCAAAGTATGTTAAATTGTTTAGGGTCAGTAGTTCtgttatttgataaaataagcTTCTGCGAGTATGCATGAATTTAATTGCTGGTTTAGTTTCATCTATTTTTCCTGGCGGAGGAGATTTGTATTCACTTTTAATTTATCATATGATACAGATCTGGTGAATGGGGGGATCATGTTACCTTACAAGCAGCAGCTGACAAGGTCCGTTAATGTCCCAATGGGttgaaattattttctgtAGATAGATATGCATATCGttcttataatatttttctattttcaattCTGGTTGATTTGCACTCAAACATGAGTAATTTTATCCGTcataattcttttttcctcAAGAGTACAAAGCTTATTATATAATGTctaaaagaatataaaattctaaaataataggCCTATAGTACGTGTGTGAAGagcattaattaaaagaagaGTACAATGACTCAATAATGTGGTGTTTGGTACTCAGATTGGCTTATTGGTCTCACTTTAAACTTGGCTCTGCATCACAGGCTCTCATCAGTGGTTTAATACAGTTGAATATAGACTGGGTTCATTGCCTTTTCATTCTCAATGTTGAGGTCTTCTAAT contains:
- the LOC117612473 gene encoding OVARIAN TUMOR DOMAIN-containing deubiquitinating enzyme 12 isoform X2 translates to MMNGTHSVGECSSSTSLSSQQDVEDDCMIAVVLSEEYAKLDGAVARRLSNLAPVPHIPRINSYIPNISDASLDHQRLLQRLHVYGLYEVKVSGDGNCQFRALSDQMYKSPEYHKHVRKEIVKQLKDYRSLYEGYVPMKYKRYYKKMAKSGEWGDHVTLQAAADKFEAKICLLTSFRDTCFIEIMPQYQPPKRELWLSFWSEVHYNSLYEIRDAPIQQKPRRKHWLF
- the LOC117612473 gene encoding OVARIAN TUMOR DOMAIN-containing deubiquitinating enzyme 12 isoform X1, giving the protein MDLCEKNLKTDDDIMMNGTHSVGECSSSTSLSSQQDVEDDCMIAVVLSEEYAKLDGAVARRLSNLAPVPHIPRINSYIPNISDASLDHQRLLQRLHVYGLYEVKVSGDGNCQFRALSDQMYKSPEYHKHVRKEIVKQLKDYRSLYEGYVPMKYKRYYKKMAKSGEWGDHVTLQAAADKFEAKICLLTSFRDTCFIEIMPQYQPPKRELWLSFWSEVHYNSLYEIRDAPIQQKPRRKHWLF